The sequence TGGAGATTGAATCAGTTTTGAAATCACAAATTAAAATAATAGTGACAGATGCTAACTACAAACATACTTTAGGAATTGTTAGAAGTCTGGGTCGAGCAGGCTATTATATTGTCGCTTTGGGACAAAATAAAAGATCCCAGTCATTTTACTCGAAATATTGTAAAGAAAAATTAATTTCTCCTGATCCGAAAAATGAAGTTGAATTTGTTCAATTTTTGGAAAATTATTTAATGAACAATAAAATAGATATTCTACTTCCAGTTGGATATAATTCAACAATAACAATATCTAACCACAGAGATAAACTGCTACCATTAGTTACAATTCCTCTTGCAGGAAAAACCGCCATTGAAATTGCATCAGATAAAAGAAAGACATTAGATTTAGCAAAAAAACTTAACATTTTAACTCCAATGGAATATTACTCCGTTAAAGGCATCAACAAATATCCCGTTGTTGTCAAAGGAATTTATGAATCAGGACAAATAAGGTATATCAATTCTCAAGAAGAAGTAAATAGAATTGATTTTTCTACAAATGTTGTTCAGGAATATATACCTGGTGATGGTTATGGATTATATGCACTGTTCAATAAAGGTGAATTGAGAACTTTTTTTATGCATCAAAGAATTCGAGAATATCCAATTACAGGTGGCTCTAGTACTTGTGCAAAAAGTGTTTTTTATGAGGAATTGAAAAACACTGGAATTAGGATATTAAAAGAACTTAAATGGCATGGAGTAGCCATGGTCGAATTCAAAAAAGATACTCGTAATGATAATTATGTTCTAATGGAAATTAATCCAAAATTTTGGGGATCTTTAGATTTATCTATCTCTTCAAATCTGGATTTTCCAAGATTACTTGTAGAGATGTCATTAAAGGGTGATATTGAACCAATTGATAATTATTCAAAAGACATAATATTTCGTTGGCCTTTTCCAGATGATTTTTTATTTTTATTTTCCAAACCCTCCTCCATCATACCAATGATACGAGAGTTATTTAATAAAAAAGCATTTAGTAACATAATGATCGAAGATTTTTTTCCTAACATCATTCAAATAATAAATACAATTATTGTATTAAAATCAAAAATTTTAAATAAAAATTTACGGTACCCACATGGAAAACCAAAAATTTAAAATTGTCGCTGATTTTCATATTCATTCAAAATATTCATATGATTCCCTTTTATCCCCAAAAAAGATATTAAAAATTGCTAAAAAACGTGGTTTAAATACAGTTGCCCTAACTGATCATAATTCGATTAGAGGAGGAATTGAAACTCAAAAATTTAATAATGATCCAAATTTTCATGTGATTATTGGATCTGAGATCAATACAGAAATTGGAGATATTATTGGAATATATTTAAACGAGGATATAAAATCGAGAGAATCAATTGTTGTTATTGAAGAAATTAAAGCTCAAGGAGGAATGGTAATTCTGCCTCATCCTTATAGGGGACATGTACTTTATGAACAAATAATTTCACAATGTGATGCCATTGAAATCTTTAATAGCAGATCCTCAATAATTGAAAACAATTCATCTCTCGAATTAGCTCGAAAATTCAAAAAGCCTTTTGTTGCAGGAAGTGATGCCCATTTTTCTTGTGAAATCGGATTGTCAAAAAATTTCTTAAACAATAATCAATTTAAAGAGACAATAGCATTTCCATTCTCTCACAAAAACATCTTTGGCAATTACAGTCCGAATTATTTAATTCATTATAGTCAATTGATCAAATCCATTAAAACGAGAAATCTTAAAAAAATTCCATATGACTTTTTTAAAATCACGAGTTGTATTTTTCATCATTAGATATAATTTCTTTCTTTTTCGCTAGTATTCTAATTACCGGCAAATTTAATCGGGAATTCTTTTTTTTAAAGAAATTAGTTAAATACATTAGGCTTATTCTTACACACATGGTAAAATCCGATATACAAATATTCCTTAAACTAAAAATACCGCATTCAAACATTATTTCTCTATCTTTGAAGTAATCCTTCCATATAAACAGGTAATCAATCCGTGAATCCCAATAATGAGGATTTCCTACCCGTTCTAAAAACAATATCTCATAATTGTTATTCTCTAACAGAATTCGAAGGCTCAATTCTGAAAAAGACCAAAAGTGTTGTCCCATTGAACTGGATGGGAATGTATCTACTTCCATAACAGGTCCCTCATATTCCGCATCAGGAACTTCCAAAAAGAGGTAATGCTCGTGCAAGTATGCTTGAAAGATATTAATTATTTTATTAGGATTATCAAGATGCTCTAATAAATGAATTAGAGAAATGAAATTAATTTCTGAACGATGAATCCCAATTTCCTTTACCAAATCTTCACATAAAAAACCTGCTTTTAAATCGACTTTTAAATTCTCTTCCCCCCATTGGGTTGAAACTGGATCAGAATCAAATCCCATTCCAGAATTTAAAAAACCTGATCGTTTTAAGTATGATAAAACCCACCCTCTTCCTGCTCCAAACTCCAAATAATTTATTTTATGTGGCTCAATTTTTATTTTTTTCAGCCCATCAATAATAAATTTAGACTGTACTTCAGCCATATTTCTCTCAATATTGTCTGAATATCGAAAATACCGTGATGAATAATATTCGTTTATTGTTTTTGCATCAGGTAATGGCTCCCTAAAATATAGACCACATTTTTTACAGTGGTAAGTTGAAGAATCTATTAAATTCAATAATCTTAACGAATTTAGTTTAATAGCATTAGAATGACAGATTGGACAAATCATATGTTTCACTTTATAGTTCATGGAATTGGATTTTTAGATATTATGTAAAAATATTTTTGGATTCATAAATTTTCTTTTAAACTTCAAAGATTATTACTTCATTACTATTGGTATCACAGATTAATTATTGATTAATAACAACAAATTTCAAAAATTTCTCAATTACATGCAATACAATAAAGACGAGAACAAAATACATTACTATCATAATTATTGTATAAACAGTAAGTGTTATTGATACTGAACATCTAAACAAGATACAGAAATAAAATCCTAAAATTACTCCTCCTGTTCGAGTTATATCCCATATCAGGTTCCAATGATTATTTCCATATATCGATAGAATAGAAGTTGGGGAAATGATAAATCCAACAATAGCCATTGGTGCCAAAAGCCAACAAAATAAACCTGAATCACTCCAAACCTCTCCAAAAATATATGGAATTAAAAAGGGTGCAAGTAACGCAGGTAAACCTATCAATGGTATAGCAATAATTGACAAATGTTTGATTGTTTTTAAATAAAATTCTCTCAAACTTTTCGAATTCTCTCTAACCATTTTTGTTGCTTCACCTAAGTATGCCTGTCCCATTGCTTGAGAAATTGCATTACCTGGAAACACTACTAAAGTATATGCAAGCGAATAAAAACCCACTATTTGAGAATCATAAACCCAAAGTAATATAATAGATGGAATTTGCAATGATAGTGTGTTTATAATTGAGGCAGGAAAATGAAATATCGGAAACGCTTTATACTTTTTTGCTAATATTTTAACATTACAGAAAGATAATTTATTTAAATTATTAATTTCTTTGCTCCATACTCTCCTGCCAAGAATAAGTATACCAGTTATTTGAGAGATAATATGCCCAATTATCAGACCTAAAGGACCAAAGGATATAATTCCAAGAATAATTTTTAATGACACCCCTCCAATACCTTGGTTGATTTTTGTATGAGTAATCATCTTATAATCTTGTTGACGAATTGCCCAATTATTCAAGACATTATACAATCCCATTCCGAAGAAACCAATCACTAAATATCCATAATATTTCTTAGATAGATCTATATGGAAAGGATTTGTATAAAAAAAACTAGCAAATAATAGTAAAAAAGATAAAGAAACAGTAGTACTAAACAAGAGTATCACACACAAAAAAAGGAGATTTATCGCCTCGCCATCATTTTTAGGTAATCCTAATGCAAATTCATACTTTAGTGAAGCACCAATCCCCAACATTGCCAAGACTGAAGAAAATACAGCAAGAATTCCCAGATCAGAGGGAGTATAAAGACGTGTAATAATTGGCATGGAAAGAATACCAATTAGTTGAACCACTGCAGTTCCGCTTCCAAGAATTATTACCCCTTTGTAAAGGGGTTTATTTAGAATAAATCTAATAATGTGATCTACAAATGATATCTTCTTGAAATAAATAACAGAAGATATAAGCAATCGGTATAATATCGTGTATAGGTTAACAGTCATTCATTCTAACTCATAAAAGTTAATCATTATTAAAAATTAAGAAATATTAATACTAATCGGAACTTTTCAACCAACCACAAGTATGGATTTCACCACAGGTCCCCTATATTATTTACCACTAGAAAGATTAGATTTAACTGATTGGCCATCCAGTGAAGAAAAACGAACTGGACAATCTGCCATTTATAATTCGGGGCAAATGTCGAATACTGTCAACAAGATATTCTTACACAAGTCATTCACAAGTTCGTCCATTTTTTCTCCAATTTCATTACCCAATTCTATCATATTAACTCAATTTATGAAAATAGTTAGATAGCATTCGCTAATGAGTGGCAATCTTGAAATTGTTGGATTTTTAGTAATAATGAGATAAACCCTGAATATCTACTTCACTTTTCAGAAGTCTTGCCAATAATACCACTTGATATGAAATAAAATTCAATGCAATATAGAACTCTTTGGAGCGATTTTGAATCCATTTCACACAGAAATTGAATGTTCGTTTCATATGGGAATGTGTCCTTTCACAATCACTTCTGGATTTATATTGCTCCTGAAAATTTGGATTAAGTATGTTTAGATTACGGATAACTCCCACCTGTTTCCCTCGATTATTATCATAGAGAAATTGCACTTAAAAATTTTCCGATTATCTCAACAATTCTCTTTGACCCGCCTCGACCAAACAGATCCGGATATTCTTTTGGAGGAGCAAATGTACTGATCATCTCAAGGATCTTTTTCCGGTCAGCCCCCACCAGTACGTTCCAACCCGCATCCACTGTCTCAACCCATTCGGTGTTTTCCCGGAGTGTGATGCAGGGGACCGAGAGCAGGTATGCCTCCTTTTGAATCCCACCAGAATCGGTGAGAATTTTCGCAGCAGAACTCATCACTGTTATCATATCAAGATACCCAAGTGGATCACATATTATCAGGTTTTCAGGAAGTTTCTTAGACAATTCATATTTTCGGATTAAATTCCTCGTCCGGGGATGAACCGGAAACAATGTCGGAATTTTACAATCACTGACAGCACCGATAATATTCCTCATATTTTCTAAATTATCAGTGTTAGAAGGCCTGTGGATAGTAAGAACCATATATTGGCCGGGTTTCAGAGAAAAATCTCCCAGGAGTTTCGAGTGCTCTGAGGCAATATTCCGATAATACTCCAAAGCATCAGCCATTACATCACCGGTGTGGAACACTCCCTTTGTTATTCCTTCTTCCCGGAGATTATCCACCGCAGTTTTAGTCGGACAAAAGAGCAGATCTGATACATGGTCAACCAAAACGCGGTTCACCTCTTCAGGCATATTTCGGTCAAAACTCCGAAGACCAGATTCGACATGAGCTACCGGAATATGGAGTTTTACTGCTGCCAATGCTCCTGCAAGGGTGGAATTTGTATCACCATATACCAGAACCAAATCGGGACTTTCTATTGATATTGTCTCTTCTATCTTTACCAGCATTTCACCGGTTTGTTTCCCATGTGATCCAGAACCAATCCCCAGATAATAATCAGGTTTTGGGATCTTAAGTTCATCAAAAAAAACCTCTGACATTTCCGGATCATAATGCTGACCGGTGTGGACCAGGACCTCCTGGTGATTCTTACGAAGCTCTCTGGACACCGGAGCACATTTAATGAATTGCGGTCTTGCACCGACAACTGAAAGGATTTTCATGAAATTTTTTGGAATAATTTTCTGGAATAATCACAGGTTTTTTTTAATCCTTCCTCGTTATGAAAGATCTTTACGGGCAGATGTATTAAAAAAACCATTCATATTCGTTCTTCTCTTGCCTGGATGATATAATCTGTCAAATTTCCTGTAAGGCGGCTTAAGGCAGAGCAAATACCCTCATATGCATGTTCTCTCTTTTTTTTTATTTTTGGGCGATTTGCTTTAATTATATGGATATACTGAAATCCAGATAAATATTCTGATACTGAGATATCTTTAATTTCTGCATAAGTGAGGTCCGTTACTTCCATAATGTATCTCCAAGTATAATCCGAATAACATATCTTTGCACATAAATAAAATAATTCATAGAATTAACTATTGATGAGTTTTTATCATAGTGTATTCTGAACAATAAAGCCCTTGGATGAAACATATGAATTTCATGAGTTAATGGTCTTTCATCCGGCTTACCTCTTCAGGCATGTTTCGTTCAAAACTCTGAAAGCCCGGTATATATGAACTACCAGTTACCAATACAGGAAAAAAATATTTGAATCTTCTCTTTACTCTCTCTGTATAATGATAATTGGATGAATCAACTACACGATAATAATCAATTACAATGAAATAAATTCCTCATTTGATAAACCCATGGCATGAATAATTGCATGGATAGTACCAATTGGAATTGGTTGTCCGGGGTGATTCGGAATTGTTACGGAACGTTTTATGTCCGGATTATAATAAATTTCATGTGATCCTTTTCCATGGCGTTTTAAAACATATCCGGCTTTAATCAGTTTACAGACCACTTCTTTGGATTGATATGGTGGTATTCGTGTCATACGGATACAGGAATCGGGACATGGATATCTAAAAGATATTTTGATTCATGATCTGTTTCAGTGTTATTACACCCTTTTTCTTCTAATTCTATCGATATCAGGTGTCGTGCAACATCTTCAGCTATCTCAATAGTTTCATCAATACTACTACCCTGAGCAATTAATCCAGGAAGTAGATCACTAGTTGCCAGGAAGAAACCCTCGGGGAGATAGGTTATTGTGATTGGAATAATGATTGTTTTCATAAAAATCACCGGTTACATGAATGATCCAACAACTGATTATTTAAAGATAGTACCGTAATATTAGTGTTGAACGTTTATACCTTTTTACCAAATGGCCGGGTCAAAATCCTAAATCCTTCTTCCACGTAGCGAATTGGAATCATGATATTTACCACAAAAGTTCCTGGTTCAGGTTCGTGCTTATGTGTCATACACCAGGATACGATCTGTCTGTTCTTTGAGCTGATTTTCAGACTCTTTTACGGGTATATTAGGTTTTTTTCCCCTATGATCCTGAACCAATCCCCAGATAATAATCAGGTTTAAGACTCTCAAGTACCTCAAAAAAAACCTGAAATCTCCGGATCAATTTACCGTCCGGATCAACAAGAGTTTCCAGGGGATCCTTTCGAGAATATCACAATATGCTTTTTAGAAAACACATTATGATAACTGCCAGGAAATTCACCTCTCCTTTTTAGAATTGTCAACGAATATGACCAATGTAAATATTATAAATATATAAGAATAAAAAATTTTCGACCGGAACACGCCATGAGCACCATAAAATAATTCATTGACCGTTTCTCAAATGCACTTCAGAATCCGATGATAGAGTTCTGGGCAGTTGTAAAAGAATCTCTCGGATTAAAGAGAGAAGATCTTACCGAACTGAAAAATATTGTCTTTGGATTGGCTGAAGAGCAAAAACAGACTGAACTCTCTATTAAAGAACTTACCCGGACGATCGATTTTAAAATCGGTGGCCTTGGAAGAAAATGGGGAGTCGATTCTGAACGCTCATTCAGAAGGGGTCTTGCTACAATTCTCTCATAGTCCGGATATGAAGTCTTCAACTACCTGGTTAAGGATACAAAGGGATTTGTATTCGGACATCCATCAGAGATTGAGATAGATGTTATTGTGACCGGTGAGAAAACACTCGTGGTGGAGATCAAAGCATAGGTAAGCAAGAGCGATGTATTCGTATTCATGAAAAAAGGAGAATATTATTCCAAAATGACCGGGAAAAAGGTCGACGGGATGATAATGATTACACCATTCGTGGAAGACTCCGCAAGAGAAGTCGAAAAAAAGTTCAATATAACCATATGTGATTCATTACCTGATTTGGCAGATTCTGTAAAAAACACATAAAAAAGCCGAAATCATTATAATAAGACTCTTTCTCAATTTGTTTCCCTAACAGGCAACAAAAAAAAGCCCCCAAATAATCTCATCACAATACTATCTCTTTAGCTTCATGTTATTTATCAGGATTAACCCGGAAAAATTGCTATGACAATAGTGCATTTTGTTTCCGGATAGTGATTTAACCACTAAATCAGATCGAAAATTTCGGAAACACGTGAAGGAAATGGTTGTCTCTTCATATTACTAATCCCAGAATTGAGGATTATAAAAATCTGGAACTTATTTATTCTTACAAATATGATTATTAACAGATCAGGCTTTCAGTATGAATACAATAAAGGAAGTTATTGATCTCTTTCCGAATGAACTTCAGAATCCAATGATAGAATTCTGGGGAGCTGTAAAAGAATCACTCGGAGTAAAGAGAGAAGATTTTACCGAACTGAAAAATATAGTCTTTGAACTGGCTGAAGCTCAAAAAAGAACTGAAGTCAAAGTTGAGGAACTAGCTGAAGCTCAAAAAAGAACTGAAGTTAAAGTTGAAGAACTAGCTGAAGCTCAAAAAAATACCGAACTCTCTATTAAAGATCTTACCCGGACAATCGAATTTAAAATCGGAGGTCTTGGAAGAAAATGGGGAGTTGAATCTGAACGATCATTCAGAAATGGTCTAACTACAATTTTATCTGAGACCGGATATGAAGTCTTCAACTACCTGGTTAAGGATACAGAAGGATTTGTATTCGGACATCCATCAGAGATTGAGATAGATGTCATTGTGACCGGTGAAAAAACACTCGTAGTGGAGTTAAAAGCATCGGTTAGCAAGAGTGATGTATTCGTATTTTTGAAAAAAGGAGAATATTATTCCAAAAAGACCGGAAAAAAGGTCGACGGGATGATTATGATTACTCCATTCGTGGAAGACTCCGCTAGAGAGGTTGCAGACCAGTTCAAAGTAACTATTTGTGATTCAATACCTGATTTGGGAGATTCAATTGAGAAGGTAAAAGAGGGATAAACCATCCCTCAGGGCCCAAAACCACCCCCTTATATTTCCGATTGGAATCAGCAATCTCCCTTTCATTCAAGTCTTCTTTTCTATATACTATATCCATCAACTATGAAGATTACTGACCAGGATTCCGTGTCCATTAACAAAAATTTGAATCAGTTAGAGATGCTGTTGTATGACTCCAAACCGATAGTACAATGAGGTAAGAATTGGAGATTATTTCAACGAATTTTTTACAATCGAGTGGAAATTATCCTCTTGCGGAAATGACATTTTAGTTATGCAACTGCCTCCAGATATATTATCAGATCTGAATACTAACCAACACTCGGCGGCAGCGAGTGTTGGTTATAAGTAGGAGCAGGTGAAATAAGAGGATTTTTAACCAGAATCTATAGTATACAGCTTTCGCTCCTAACCTATGAGCAGATCATTAATAACTAAAAGTCATTTCTAAAGCCCAACAGGATGGGACAGAGAAAACCTCATTTTTAAAGTTTTTTTCGGATTTTATGCCAATAATCCGTGAACCTTATTTTCCCGGTTTAAACCCTGAAGACCACTCACCTAATCTTCCCAATTTGAGCAGGGATTAAGAAATTATGTCCAGGTTGATCCTTGGAATTGGTGCTTGGAAAAATACGGACATTCAGGCACTTGTTTCCCAATATAAGAAAGAATATTGTTTTCTCAAGGGTGTTTTACGGACATTGATAATAAGAGGGTGATTTATATAGGCGGATATAAAATACGGGAACAGCGACCCATTGTAAAGAAGATTTTTTGAATCTCATTTATGGGGAGATTGTCACTTTTGAGAAGATGTGACACATCCTGGTTGCATGTCAGGGAGGAGAAAATATCGTTGGAAAAAGAGGTTTTAGAATCGCCCATATGAAACCCATACCCATTTGATGAAAGCAGATTTTCTCCCCTCCAGGGTACATCATAAAATCATCACATGCCAATTTTTTAGAATCCATCAGTCACCAGAACCAGGAAACATTAAATCCCATCAAACCAGAGCCAAACCACTGGAAACACGGACAATCTGACATCCCGGATATTGTGAAATTATTTACAATTCGGATTCAAAATAATCAGATATCCATGCAGATCATAAAAAACAAAATAATAATAGAAGGTCCGAAAGTTCATGAAGTAGGATACAGGGTTTTCCTCTTAAACCGGGCTTTGACTTCAGGACTTACCGGCTTTTCCGCATTTAACCATGGTACCCATGATACCATTCAGCAGATAGAGATCTGTATTGAAGGAGAAACGGACGTCGTTCAAGACTTTGTTACAGGTTTGGAGGAGATTATTCCAACCCATGCTGTTGTCGATAAGATTTCAATCGAACCATACAATAGAAGGGTCATCAATATACTGGATTACATACACCTAGTTCAGGTTGAACAACTGGATAAAGGAATTCCCGCCATTTTAAGCATACAGTCCTCACAGGAAAAGATGCTTGAAAAACAGGATCTCATGTTAGATAAACAAGATCAAATGATCGAGAAACAAGACCTCATGATAGAAAAACAGGAACAGATGATTGACACCCAGAGACAGACAAATAAAGAGATTCAGACCTTACGATATGACCTGAAGACCGAGATGAATGAACGGTTTAATAAAATAGAACATGAACTTGAGCTGGTAAAAGATGCTCTCCATAAACATGGAATCATGGCATAAAAAAGATATCCTTGATTTTTAGATGGAACAGTCAAGATAATCCTTTAAAAACATCATTATAAAAATAAAAATTTAAAGGGGCCTGCTCTGATAATAATCCTAACAAAATCCCTTTTTTAGAATACTAGCAAAAATCCTGCCATAAGTACATCAAAGTCTAAATCGCGAATAGTTTTTCACCATTCAAAAGGAATACAATTATTTGTCATTTATATTTTAACGAAAAATCAATCTATTAGACACGTGCAGGTATAAATTTAGAAATTATGGGTTTTTAACTGTACCATGCCCCTCTGTTCTCCTCCTGCATATCAAACATCATAGCAAACAAAAGAAACTGTACTCCTAATGCAAACAAAATCACAGAGACTACTGCCGGAACAAATATTGAATTATTCATAATAAACTTAAACCAGAGTGCATATAATCCAAACAAAACTGAAATAAACGTAAAAAAAACGCCTGCACAATAGAAAAACACCAAAGGATGAAACGACAATAAAACATATTTCATTTTCATCCGCCAGATAAACGCATTCAGGAGTAACCAGGACAACCGGACAATATATGTAGAATATTTTATCTTTGATCGCTCAAGCCCATACCTGGCCGGATGAGGCACATTCCGGACGCGAAATCCAAATGTATTGAGCCAGACCAGGAGATCATTACAATATCCGTACCGGGGATATATCTCATCAAGTGAAATAGTCTCCAGAGCACGCCTAGAAATCGCTGTATAACCGTTTTGGGGATCCATGAGTTGCCAATACCCGGATGCTATCTTTGTAAGGAGAGTCAAAACAGAGTTACCAACAAACCGCCATGTAGACATACCCTCCCGGAATTTCTCATTCACTAACCGGTTCCCAACTGAGTAATCCACTGCTTCATCAGCAACAGGATCTAATAGTTCAGGAAGGAAAGCAGGATCCATCTGATTATCCCCTGCCATCACTGCAACAATATCCATCCCGTCAGAAAATGCCCGTTTATACCCGGAGATGATTGCTCCCCCCACTCCTTTGTTTTTAAGATGATGGATAGGAATTACCCGATTATCTTTCTTCGCATATGAATCAATGAGGGCACCTGTCTGGTCTGGAGATCCATCATTCACAACGTATACCCGGTCAACG comes from Methanospirillum hungatei and encodes:
- a CDS encoding ATP-grasp domain-containing protein → MEIESVLKSQIKIIVTDANYKHTLGIVRSLGRAGYYIVALGQNKRSQSFYSKYCKEKLISPDPKNEVEFVQFLENYLMNNKIDILLPVGYNSTITISNHRDKLLPLVTIPLAGKTAIEIASDKRKTLDLAKKLNILTPMEYYSVKGINKYPVVVKGIYESGQIRYINSQEEVNRIDFSTNVVQEYIPGDGYGLYALFNKGELRTFFMHQRIREYPITGGSSTCAKSVFYEELKNTGIRILKELKWHGVAMVEFKKDTRNDNYVLMEINPKFWGSLDLSISSNLDFPRLLVEMSLKGDIEPIDNYSKDIIFRWPFPDDFLFLFSKPSSIIPMIRELFNKKAFSNIMIEDFFPNIIQIINTIIVLKSKILNKNLRYPHGKPKI
- a CDS encoding PHP domain-containing protein; translated protein: MENQKFKIVADFHIHSKYSYDSLLSPKKILKIAKKRGLNTVALTDHNSIRGGIETQKFNNDPNFHVIIGSEINTEIGDIIGIYLNEDIKSRESIVVIEEIKAQGGMVILPHPYRGHVLYEQIISQCDAIEIFNSRSSIIENNSSLELARKFKKPFVAGSDAHFSCEIGLSKNFLNNNQFKETIAFPFSHKNIFGNYSPNYLIHYSQLIKSIKTRNLKKIPYDFFKITSCIFHH
- a CDS encoding class I SAM-dependent methyltransferase, with amino-acid sequence MNYKVKHMICPICHSNAIKLNSLRLLNLIDSSTYHCKKCGLYFREPLPDAKTINEYYSSRYFRYSDNIERNMAEVQSKFIIDGLKKIKIEPHKINYLEFGAGRGWVLSYLKRSGFLNSGMGFDSDPVSTQWGEENLKVDLKAGFLCEDLVKEIGIHRSEINFISLIHLLEHLDNPNKIINIFQAYLHEHYLFLEVPDAEYEGPVMEVDTFPSSSMGQHFWSFSELSLRILLENNNYEILFLERVGNPHYWDSRIDYLFIWKDYFKDREIMFECGIFSLRNICISDFTMCVRISLMYLTNFFKKKNSRLNLPVIRILAKKKEIISNDEKYNS
- a CDS encoding oligosaccharide flippase family protein codes for the protein MTVNLYTILYRLLISSVIYFKKISFVDHIIRFILNKPLYKGVIILGSGTAVVQLIGILSMPIITRLYTPSDLGILAVFSSVLAMLGIGASLKYEFALGLPKNDGEAINLLFLCVILLFSTTVSLSFLLLFASFFYTNPFHIDLSKKYYGYLVIGFFGMGLYNVLNNWAIRQQDYKMITHTKINQGIGGVSLKIILGIISFGPLGLIIGHIISQITGILILGRRVWSKEINNLNKLSFCNVKILAKKYKAFPIFHFPASIINTLSLQIPSIILLWVYDSQIVGFYSLAYTLVVFPGNAISQAMGQAYLGEATKMVRENSKSLREFYLKTIKHLSIIAIPLIGLPALLAPFLIPYIFGEVWSDSGLFCWLLAPMAIVGFIISPTSILSIYGNNHWNLIWDITRTGGVILGFYFCILFRCSVSITLTVYTIIMIVMYFVLVFIVLHVIEKFLKFVVINQ
- the wecB gene encoding non-hydrolyzing UDP-N-acetylglucosamine 2-epimerase; its protein translation is MKILSVVGARPQFIKCAPVSRELRKNHQEVLVHTGQHYDPEMSEVFFDELKIPKPDYYLGIGSGSHGKQTGEMLVKIEETISIESPDLVLVYGDTNSTLAGALAAVKLHIPVAHVESGLRSFDRNMPEEVNRVLVDHVSDLLFCPTKTAVDNLREEGITKGVFHTGDVMADALEYYRNIASEHSKLLGDFSLKPGQYMVLTIHRPSNTDNLENMRNIIGAVSDCKIPTLFPVHPRTRNLIRKYELSKKLPENLIICDPLGYLDMITVMSSAAKILTDSGGIQKEAYLLSVPCITLRENTEWVETVDAGWNVLVGADRKKILEMISTFAPPKEYPDLFGRGGSKRIVEIIGKFLSAISL
- a CDS encoding type II toxin-antitoxin system HicA family toxin, which produces MTRIPPYQSKEVVCKLIKAGYVLKRHGKGSHEIYYNPDIKRSVTIPNHPGQPIPIGTIHAIIHAMGLSNEEFISL
- a CDS encoding type II toxin-antitoxin system HicB family antitoxin; the protein is MKTIIIPITITYLPEGFFLATSDLLPGLIAQGSSIDETIEIAEDVARHLISIELEEKGCNNTETDHESKYLLDIHVPIPVSV
- a CDS encoding DUF3782 domain-containing protein, which codes for MIEFWAVVKESLGLKREDLTELKNIVFGLAEEQKQTELSIKELTRTIDFKIGGLGRKWGVDSERSFRRGLATILS
- a CDS encoding DUF3782 domain-containing protein; the protein is MNTIKEVIDLFPNELQNPMIEFWGAVKESLGVKREDFTELKNIVFELAEAQKRTEVKVEELAEAQKRTEVKVEELAEAQKNTELSIKDLTRTIEFKIGGLGRKWGVESERSFRNGLTTILSETGYEVFNYLVKDTEGFVFGHPSEIEIDVIVTGEKTLVVELKASVSKSDVFVFLKKGEYYSKKTGKKVDGMIMITPFVEDSAREVADQFKVTICDSIPDLGDSIEKVKEG
- a CDS encoding acylphosphatase — encoded protein: MQIIKNKIIIEGPKVHEVGYRVFLLNRALTSGLTGFSAFNHGTHDTIQQIEICIEGETDVVQDFVTGLEEIIPTHAVVDKISIEPYNRRVINILDYIHLVQVEQLDKGIPAILSIQSSQEKMLEKQDLMLDKQDQMIEKQDLMIEKQEQMIDTQRQTNKEIQTLRYDLKTEMNERFNKIEHELELVKDALHKHGIMA
- a CDS encoding glycosyltransferase family 2 protein; translation: MYRNKKTAVVVPAYKEELLIVPTLESIPDFVDRVYVVNDGSPDQTGALIDSYAKKDNRVIPIHHLKNKGVGGAIISGYKRAFSDGMDIVAVMAGDNQMDPAFLPELLDPVADEAVDYSVGNRLVNEKFREGMSTWRFVGNSVLTLLTKIASGYWQLMDPQNGYTAISRRALETISLDEIYPRYGYCNDLLVWLNTFGFRVRNVPHPARYGLERSKIKYSTYIVRLSWLLLNAFIWRMKMKYVLLSFHPLVFFYCAGVFFTFISVLFGLYALWFKFIMNNSIFVPAVVSVILFALGVQFLLFAMMFDMQEENRGAWYS